A single Glycine soja cultivar W05 chromosome 14, ASM419377v2, whole genome shotgun sequence DNA region contains:
- the LOC114384876 gene encoding uncharacterized protein LOC114384876: protein MIQLLFILLMIQIAFILILSFANPLRKLVVKGLDLLKQGRGPLVTKTVAATMCVVLSSTVYTITKIQKRSKDAGIVNPTDEVLMAHRLLEAAFLGFSLFLGLVIDRQHYYIREINLLRKNMETAKKTKSQRLLKEMSGN, encoded by the exons ATGATACAACTTTTATTCATACTTTTGATGATCCAAATAGCATTCATCTTAAtattatcttttgcaaatccaTTACGAAAATTGGTGGTCAAGGGGCTAGACCTCTTGAAGCAGGGGAGGGGCCCTTTAGTCACAAAAACTGTGGCAGCAACTATGTGTGTGGTCTTGAGCTCCACTGTGTATACTATAACCAAAATCCAAAAGCGCTCAAAGGATGCTGGCATAGTTAATCCAACTGATGAGGTGTTGATGGCACATCGTCTCTTGGAAGCAGCTTTCTTGG GATTCTCTCTGTTCCTTGGATTGGTGATCGACAGACAACATTATTATATTAGAGAGATTAATTTACTGAGGAAGAACATGGAAACAGCTAAAAAAACGAAATCACAAAGACTCCTTAAAGAGATGAGTGGAAACTGA
- the LOC114383348 gene encoding GDP-L-galactose phosphorylase 1-like: MMLRIKRVPTVVSNYQKDDAADSPRPVGGCGRNCLKACCLPDAKLPLYAFKKANGKDLALHACAGEPPLTFLDSLLLGEWEDRMQRGLFRYDVTACETKVIPGEYGFVAQLNEGRHLKKRPTEFRVDKVLQPFDENKFNFTKVGQEEVLFQFEASEDGQVQFFPNAPVDVDNSPSFVAINVSPIEYGHVLLIPRIFECLPQRIDRESFLLALHMAVEADNPYFRLGYNSLGAFATINHLHFQAYYLALPFPIEKAPTKKIASLNGGVKISELLKYPVRGLVFEGGDTLEDLSNVVSDACICLQNNNIPFNVLISDCGKQVYLLPQCYAEKQALGEVDAELLDTQVNPAVWEISGHMVLKRKKDYDEASEGNAWRLLAEVSLSQERFQEVNDLIFEAIGCGELEDVNVESVKEVDAVSTSEHPTVVVAGSQECVILH, from the exons ATGATGCTCAGAATCAAGAGGGTTCCCACTGTCGTTTCCAACTACCAAAAAGACGACGCTGCAGACTCTCCTCGTCCCGTCGGAGGTTGTGGTCGGAATTGCCTCAAAGCTTGTTGCCTTCCAG ATGCAAAGCTGCCTTTGTATGCTTTCAAGAAGGCTAATGGAAAGGATTTGGCCCTGCATGCATGCGCCGGGGAGCCTCCCCTCACATTCCTCGACTCACTTCTTCTTGGAGAG TGGGAAGATCGCATGCAGAGAGGACTTTTTCGCTATGATGTTACCGCCTGTGAAACCAAG GTGATTCCTGGTGAATATGGTTTCGTTGCCCAGCTTAATGAGGGTCGTCACCTCAAGAAGAGACCAACTGAGTTCCGAGTTGACAAGGTCCTTCAACCCTTTGATGAAAACAAATTCAACTTTACCAAAGTTGGGCAAGAAGAGGTCCTCTTCCAATTTGAAGCTAGCGAGGATGGACAAGTCCAGTTCTTTCCAAATGCTCCAGTTGATGTTGACAATTCTCCCAGCTTTGTTGCCATCAAT GTCAGTCCTATTGAGTATGGGCATGTTTTGCTGATTCCGCGCATTTTCGAGTGTTTGCCTCAAAGGATTGACCGTGAGAGCTTCCTCCTTGCACTTCACATGGCAGTGGAAGCTGATAATCCATATTTTCGATTGGGTTACAACAGTTTGGGTGCTTTTGCAACCATTAACCATCTTCACTTCCAG GCTTATTATTTGGCTCTGCCCTTCCCAATTGAGAAGGCCCCCACTAAGAAAATTGCAAGTTTAAATGGTGGGGTGAAGATATCTGAACTGTTGAAGTATCCAGTTAGAGGTCTCGTCTTTGAGGGTGGCGATACGCTGGAAGATTTATCAAATGTTGTTTCAGATGCCTGTATATGTCTTCAGAACAACAACATACCTTTCAATGTTCTTATCTCTGACTGTGGAAAGCAAGTCTATCTGTTACCACAG TGTTATGCAGAGAAACAAGCTCTTGGAGAAGTGGATGCTGAGCTTCTTGACACCCAAGTGAATCCTGCTGTGTGGGAAATTAGTGGGCACATGGTTCTAAAGAGGAAGAAGGATTATGATGAGGCATCTGAAGGCAATGCTTGGAGGCTTCTTGCAGAGGTGTCCCTCTCTCAAGAGAGGTTTCAAGAAGTCAATGATCTTATTTTTGAAGCCATTGGCTGTGGTGAATTGGAGGATGTCAACGTTGAAAGTGTCAAAGAAGTTGATGCAGTCAGCACAAGCGAACACCCTACTGTGGTGGTAGCTGGTTCACAAGAATGTGTGATTCTACACTAA
- the LOC114384875 gene encoding stigma-specific STIG1-like protein 1, translating into MSLRAQSSALVTLVLVLLLIKIEGNPTPKEVHENGTDASSSSTSLMEKDENQIIGCRGRPLICSRGEFPPRSICCGDRCVDVTRDRENCGVCGVRCTFNRQCCNRLCLNTNVNIFNCGRCGRVCPLGRLCVFGLCAFEQAVPTPTPVSPLPPSPPVSPSPPVSVSPLFPPVPPAKSPQPLDYQPEMG; encoded by the coding sequence ATGAGTCTAAGAGCACAATCTTCAGCTCTTGTGACATTGGTGTTGGTGCTGTTGCTGATCAAAATAGAGGGAAATCCGACACCAAAAGAAGTCCATGAGAATGGCACTGATGCCTCATCTTCATCAACATCATTGATGGAGAAAGATGAGAACCAAATCATTGGATGCAGGGGAAGACCACTGATATGTAGCAGAGGAGAGTTTCCACCAAGGTCTATATGCTGTGGAGACCGTTGTGTGGATGTGACTAGAGACAGAGAGAATTGTGGGGTATGTGGGGTTAGGTGCACGTTTAATCGTCAATGCTGCAACCGTTTGTGCTTAAACACAAATGTGAACATTTTCAACTGTGGTAGGTGTGGAAGAGTATGCCCCCTTGGGAGGTTATGTGTATTTGGATTGTGTGCCTTTGAGCAAGCAGTGCCAACGCCAACGCCAGTGTCACCATTACCGCCATCAccgccggtgtcaccatcaccGCCAGTATCAGTATCACCATTGTTTCCTCCCGTGCCTCCAGCAAAGTCACCACAGCCACTGGATTACCAACCTGAAATGGGTTAA